TTGGAAAATCGAGCCCCTCCACCGGATCGATGTCGCTCTGGGCGTTCTCCGAGAAGTCATCGAGGGAATCAGGATTGATGACGATGTTGCCGGTGTCGGCGGACGCAGAACCCGCGATCGCACCCGCGATGATCTGCGCCTGCGTGGTGAGGCTTTGCACCCGCGCATCGATCAGCCCCTGGCGGAACTGGTTGAAGTAGAGGATGCCGATGGCGAGGACGAGCAGGCCCAGGATGTTGATGAGGGCAATACGCGCCGAAAGGCTGGACGGTGCAAGGCGCGAAAGCAGCGGCGGCCGCACGGCTGCGGCTGCGGCGTGGTCGCTTTCCAGCGTCTCGTCCGCATCGGCACGCTCAGTCTCGATGTCCTTGGGCTTGTCCAGCATGGGGTGGCCTGTGGCCGGTCACAGCGGCCGGATCACTGCTCCTTGAAGCGGTAGCCGACGCCATACAGCGTCTCGATGCCATCGAAGGCCTCGTCGACCTGGTTGAACTTCTTGCGCAGGCGCTTGATGTGGCTGTCGATGGTGCGGTCGTCCACATAGACCTGGTCATCATAGGCGGCATCCATCAGGGCATCGCGGCTCTTCACGATGCCGGGGCGCTGGGCCAGCGACTGGAGGATGAGGAATTCGGTGACGGTGAGCGTCACCGGGCGTCCGTCCCAGGTGCAGGAATGGCGGTCGGGATCCATGGCGAGCTTGCCGCGCTCGATCACCTTGTTGGCTTCCTGCGGCATCACCACACCATCGCGCGCGCCGGCGCGGCGCAGGACGGCCTTCACGCGCTCCACCAGAAGACGCTGCGAGAAGGGCTTCTTGATGAAGTCGTCGGCACCCATCTTCAATCCGAAGAGTTCGTCGATCTCATCGTCCTTGGAGGTGAGGAAGATGACGGGAAGGTCGGTCTTCTGGCGGATGCGGCGAAGCAGTTCCATGCCGTCCATGCGCGGCATCTTGATGTCGAAGATCGCGACATCCGGCGGATTGTCCTGCAGGCCTTGCAGCGCTGCGGCACCGTCGTTGTATTTCTGGACGGAATAACCTTCCGCCTCCATGGTCATGCCCACGGACGTGAGGATGTTGCGGTCATCATCGACCAGGGCAATCGTCGGCATCTTCTTGTTCATCCTTTCGTTTCCTCCTGTCGCATAGGTATGAAAGTGGAACAAAATGTGGCATCTGATATAGGACCTTCTCCCTGTGATTGCGAGGCCCGAGATGCCCCAAAGCGAGCCGAAATCCCCCAAGCGCGACGCCATGGAAGCGGCCAAACGCCTCTTTCAGGCGGGTGGAACGGCGGCACTGGCGGTGCTGGACGCCGGCGGCGCACCCCTCGTCACCATGGTCAACACAGCCGTGGATGGAGGATTGCGGCCCTTGATCCTCATCTCGGCGTTGTCGCTGCACACCCGCTGCCTTCAGGCCGATGCGCGCGCCAGCCTGATGCTGCACGAGAACTTTCCCGAGGGCGATCCACAGACGGCGATGCGCGTCACCCTCTCGGGCAGTTTCGTGAAGGTGCCTGACGCCGGGAGGGAAGTGGCGGCGAAGGCGTTCCTGGCGCGCCATCCCTATGCGGAGCTTTATGCGGGCTTTGGCGACTTCGCCTATTGGTGTCTGGAAGCGGAAACAGCCCACATCGTCGCGGGCTTCGGCCGCGCCTATGACGTGCGCTTCAAGGATCTCGCCGCGGCCTGAACCAGAACCGGCTGCAACCGTCAGCCCATCATCTCGGCGGGGGGTGTCTTGGCGCCGGTCATGAAGGCCACCGCATCCGACATGGTGAAGTCCTTCGGATTGATGGTGCACAGCCGCCGCCCGAGGCGGTGGATGTGGATGCGGTCCGACACTTCGAACACATGTGGCATGTTGTGCGAGATGAGCACGATGGGGAGGCCGCGCTTCTTCACGTCGAGGATGAGTTCCAGCACGCGCCGCGATTCCTTGACGCCAAGCGCCGCCGTCGGTTCGTCCATGATCACGACCTTGGAACCGAAGGCCGCGGCCCGCGCCACGGCCACGCCCTGACGCTGTCCGCCCGAGAGCGTTTCCACCGCCTGAGAAATGTTCTGGATGGTCATCAGGCCGAGCTCGGACAATTTCTGCCGCGCGATCTTTTCCATGGCCTTGCGGTCGAGCATGCGCAGCAGCGATCCCAGGGCGCCGGGTTTGCGGATTTCCCGGCCGAGGAACATGTTGTCGCCGATCGAGAGTGCCGGCGACAGCGCGAGGTTCTGGTAGACCGTTTCGATGCCGGCATCGCGCGCCTTCATCGGATCGGAGAAGTGCACGGGCTTGCCTTCCAGCGTGATCTCGCCTTCATCCGGCGTGACCGCGCCGCACAGCGCCTTGATGAGGGTGGACTTGCCCGCGCCGTTGTCGCCGATCACGGCGAGGATCTCGCCGGGGTAGAGGTCGAAATCGGCATTGTCGAGGGCGGTGACGCGGCCATAGCGCTTCACCAGCTTGCGGGCCTGGAGAATGGGTTCCTTGCTCATGGTCATGTTCTCCTTCAGCCCGAAACCTTGCGGATCCACTGGTCGACTGTCACGGCGCCGATGATGAGCGCACCGGTGAGCAGCACTTTCCATTGCGGATCGGCGTTCATCATGTTGAGGCCCATGCTCATCACGCCCACGATCACGGCGCCGAACAAGGTGCCGAGGATGGAGCCGCGTCCGCCGAAGAGCGAGATGCCACCGATCACGGCAGCAGTGATGGCCTGCAGGTTGTAGTCGGTGACGACCGTGGAAGGCGAGATCGAGCCGTTGCGCCCGATCGAGACCCAGGCCGCGATGGCCGCGATGATGCCGGCAAGCCCATAGGTCGAGAGCAGCACGCGGTCGACGCGGATACCGGATAGTTGCGCGGCATCGGGATCATCGCCCACCGCATAGAGATGACGGCCCCAGGCCGTGTAGTTCAGCACGTACCAGAGCACGAAATAGATCGCGATCATCAGCAGCACGCCGAGTGTGATGGCCGCCGAGCCGATCTTGAAGCTGGTGCCGAAGAAATGCAGCCAGGAGGTTGCGGCCGTCACGTCGGCTTCGCGCAAGGTCTCGTTGGCGGAATAGATGAGGCACGCCGCCATGATGATGTTCCACGTGCCGAGCGTCACGATGAACGGCGGCAGCTTCACGCGGCTGACGAGGAAGCCGTTGGCGACGCCGCACAGGCCGGCAATCGCGAAGCCCAGCAGCAGGGCGATGGGGCCGGGGAGACCATAGGCGATGACGCCGTTGCCCATCAGCACGAAGCTGAACACCATGATGACGCCGATCGAAAGGTCGATGCCGGCGGTGAGGATGACCAGCGTCTGCGCGGCGGCGAGGATGCCGACCACAGCCACCTGCTGGAGGATGAGCGTGAGCGTGAAGGCGGAGAAGAATTTTCCGCCGATGGCGATGCCGAAGAACAGGATGAGGCCGATCAGGACGATCAGCGGGACGGCGGCAGGGCTGCCATGGAGGAAGTGCTGCATGCGGCGAAGGCCGCCGGCGTGTTCATCAAAAGAGGCGACGCTTGTGTCGCTCTTGTCCAGAACCTTCTCGAACTCCTGCGCCTGACTCATTTGCACAGCCCTCCCTTCCCTTGTGTGTTGGGGTGCATTCGCACTCCCGATAGTGGAAGGGCGGCTCGTGAGCCGCCCCTCTCTCTGGTCAGATCATTGAACGAAATGCGGCGGGGATCAACCCCAGCACTTCGCCGTGCCTTCCTTGGTGTCGATGGACTTGACGCCATTGGCCGGCTTGTCGGTCACGAGGTTCACGCCCGTGTCGAAGAAGCTCTTGCCTTCCGTGGGCTTGGGCTTCTCGCCCGAGTCGGCCCACTTCTTGATCGCTTCCACGCCATAGGCCGCCATCATCAGCGGATACTGCTGCGAGGTGGCGCCGATCACGCCTTCCGCAACCGACTTGACGCCGGGGCAGCCGCCGTCAACCGAGACGATCAGCACGTCCTTTTCCTTGCCCACGGCCTTGAGCGCCTGATAGGCGCCGACAGCAGCCGGCTCGTTGATCGTGTGGATCACGTTGATGTTGGGGTTCTTCTGGAGAAGGTTTTCCATGGCCTTGCGGCCGCCTTCTTCGTTGCCGTTGGTGACGTCATGGCCGGCGATGCGGGCATCGTCTTCGTCACCGATCTTGTTGGCATCCTTGGTGTCGATGCCGAAGCCCATCATGAAGCCCTGGTCGCGGAGAACGTCGACCGTCGGCTGCGACGGCGTGAGGTCGAGGAAGCCGATGACCGCATCCTTGGCCTTGTCGCCGAGCGTGGCGGCAGCCCAGGCGCCGATCAGCTTGCCGGCTTCCAGGTTGTCGGTGGCGAAGGTCGCGTCAGCAGCGTCTGCCGGATCGAGCGGCGTGTCGAGGGCGATGACCACGAGGCCTGCGGCCTGGGCCTTCTTCACCGAGTCCACGATGGCCTTGGTGTCGGAGGCGGCAATGAGGATGCCCTTGGCACCGTCGGCGATGCAGGACTCGATGGCAGCCACCTGGCTGTCATGATCACCGTCAACCTTGCCGGCATAGGTCTTGAGATCGACGCCCAGTTCGGCGGCCTTGGCAAGCGCGCCTTCCTTCATCTTCACGAAGAAGGGGTTGGTGTCCGTCTTGGTGATCAGGCAGGCGCCGACGCCGGCGGCCTGTGCCGACGAAGCCATGGCCAGAAGGCCCGCGCTCAGCAGTGCAGTCTTGAGAAATGATTTCACGTTCAATACCTCCCATGATGACCCGCAAGCGTGCGGGCGAACGTCGTGATTTCGCGCAAAACCAGCATTGCCGGACCCGTTTTCGAAATCCAGCCTGGACTTGCACGGCATCAATCATGGAATCGAAATCCGCGGACTGTCAATAAGTAAATCAGAGTGATTTATTTATTGACTTTGCATACGGCACGGCAAAGTCTGCGCCCTTCGCATGAATTCAATCAATGAGGCAGGGACGGGACATGGCATTGCCGGCCGACATCGCCAAGGCTGAACGCCTGCGCCCCCAGGCGGAGGATTCCGAAGGCGTGGCCGATGCCGGACGGGCAGGGCGCGGCACCACCCAGACCGGCGTGCGCATCTATCACGAGCGGCTGGCCCTCTCCCTCATCCGCACCCATGGCAGCCTGTCGAAGGCCGAGATTGCGCGCCTCACGGGCCTCTCCGCACAAACCGTTTCGGTGATCGTGCGCGGCCTCGAACGCGACAATCTCGTGCGCAAGGGAGCCTCCGTGAAAGGCCGCGTGGGCCAGCCCTCGCAGCCTTACTCGCTCAATCCCGATGGTGCCTTTTCGCTCGGTCTCAAGGTGGGCCGCCGCTCCGGCGACCTGGTGCTCATCGACCTCGCGGGGCGCAAGCGCCACGAGGTGCACATGCCCTATCATTTTCCGACGCCGGAAGACTTCCTGGGATTCGCTCGCAAGGGATTGAAGGAGATCGCGGCCAAGCTGGGCCGTGAGCAGATGCGCCGTGTGGCGGGGCTGGGCATCGCCGCCCCTTTCGAATTGTGGAAGTGGGAAGAGGAAATCGGCGCGCCCCATGACGTGATGGAAGCCTGGAAGGACTTCAATCTCACCAACGAGGTCATGAAGCTCTGCGACTGGCCGGTCATCTCCTGCAACGATGCGACCGCGGCCTGCGCAGCGGAACTTCTGCACGGCACCGGCCGCAGGTACCGCGACTTCGCCTATCTCTACGTCGGCTATTTCGCTGGGGGCGGACTCGTCATCAACGGTCAGCTTTATCAAGGCCCAACCGGCAATGCCGCGGCCTTCGGATCACTGCCCGTGCCCCGGCCCGGCGGCGGCAGCGAGCAGCTCATCCACTTCGCCTCGCTCTATGTGCTGGAACGCGCTCTCCATGCGGCGGGAAAATCGCCGGCCCTCATGTGGCGCCGTGGCGAAGACTGGTCCGAGGCCGAACCCGAGATGACCGCCTGGATTTCCCACGCCGCGAGGGGTCTCGCCTCCGCCGTGGCCAGCATTGCGAGCGTCGTCGATTGCCCCGCCATCATCATTGACGGAGCCGTACCGCCTGCCGTGCGCCAGCGGCTGGTGGAGGCAACGCGGGCCGAGGCCCGGCTCGTCAACAAGGATGGCATCACGCCCTTTGCCATCGAGGAGGGCGCCATCGGCATTGATGCCCGTGCCATGGGCGCTGCCAGCCTGCCGCTTTTCGCGAATTTCATGGCCGACCGCGACGTGCTCTTCAAGGATGCGGCCTGAACGGATCCACGGCGCGCACGCCGCCCTTGCAGCCCGCCCCGCCATCGGCTTAACGCCTGCGAGCATGATCCTCCTTGCCATCGATACGGCTCTCGCCTCCTGCTCCGCGGCTCTCTACAGCCCGGCGGAAGACCGCATCCTGGCGGCTGAACAGCAGGCGATGGACAAGGGCCATGCCGAGGCAATCGCCCCCATGGTCCAGCGCGTGCTGGCGGCGGCGGGACTGTTACCGCACGATGTCACCTGCATCGCCGTGACGACAGGACCCGGCACCTTCACGGGATTGCGCATCGGCCTCTCGCTCGCGCATGGCATGGCGACGGCCCTTCATTGCCCCGCCGTGGGGATCGACACACTGACCGCCACGGCAGCGCCGCTGCTGGCGGCGGAGCCTGATCTCCTGGTGGTGCACAAGGCGGGCGCCACCGGACAATTCTATGCCGCCCGGCTCGTGAACGGCGTCACAGGCCCGCTGCTGTTTGATGGACAGGATGCCGTTCTGGCCCTGGCGGAGAATGGCACGCCCTCCGTGATCGGCACAGGCGCAGATGACATTGTGGCCCTGGCGCCAACGGTGCTCAGGCGCCTCACGGGCTTTGACCTTCCTGCCGCGTCCGGCTTTGCCCGTCTTGCCGCAACACGTCCCGCAACGGATGCACTTCCGCAGCCGCTCTATCTCCGCGAACCGGACGCCAGGCCACAGCCGGCCTTTGCGGCGGAGACAATCCGCCTCGCCACGCTCGCCGACATTCCCGCACTGGCCCGCCTGCACCGCATGTGCTTCGAGGCCGGCTGGAGCGACGGGAGCCTTGGCGAAACACTCTCCAGTCCCGGCGTCACGGCCGTTCTGGCGGAACGCGATGGAGCACCGCGTGCCTTCCTCGTGTTGCGCAGTGTTGCAGGCGAAGCCGAGATCCTGACGCTCTGCACCGCCCCCCATTGGCGCCGCCGCGCCCTGGCCGGAAAGCTGCTGGAGGCCGCGCTGGAGATGCTCCGTGCACAGAATGTTCTGGCCTGGCATCTGGAGGTCGCCGCCGACAACGGAGCGGCCATCGCCCTCTACGGCAGCCACGGCTTTCGCGAGACGGGACGGCGCAAGGGCTACTATGCCCGCCACCACGCAACACCCTGCGATGCCATTCTGATGACGCGGACGCCATGAGCGGCGATACGTTGCGTCATATCCGGCCGGCCCTGCTGCTGTTCGGGTTCGCCGCCTTCACACTGCCCCTGATGCCGGTGCAGCAACTGCTGCTCTGGGCCTGGCCCGCCGCCGCCGCCCGCTTTCCCCACTGGTATCACCGCAACGTCGCCCGCCTCCTTGGCATCAGGATCGTCATCTCCGGGCAGAGGCCCGCAGGCGGTCCGGCCTTCATCGTGGCCAACCATGTTTCCTGGCTCGACATCATCGTGCTCTCGGCGGCGGCACCGGTGAGTTTCGTCGCCAAGAAGGAGGTGGCGAAATGGCCCTTCTTCGGAACGCTGTCGCGACTGCAACGCACTGTCTACATCGACCGCGAACGCCGCCACTCCACCGGCAAGGAGCGCGACGAGATCAGCGAGCGCCTGAAGGAAGGCGGCATGATCGTGCTTTTCCCTGAGGGAACCTCGCACACGGGACGCGAGATATTGCCGTTCCGCTCCTCCTATTTCGCCGCCGTCCATGATCCCGACATTCCCGTGATCCCCGTGACGCTGGCCTACACCGCGCGCTGGGGGCTTCCGCTGTTGCAGCGCGAGGTGCCCCGCTATGCCTGGTATGGCGACATGGACCTGCCGCCGCATCTGTGGAACGCTGTTGCCGAAGGGCCGCTCACGGTGGAGGTCATATTCCATGAGCCCGAAACCATGGCCCATGCCAGGGACAGGAAACGCCTCGCCGCCCATGCCGAGCGCACCATCCGCCACGGTCTGGTGGACGCGCTTCACGGGCCGGTCAAAAACGGCTAATTCCCGCCCATGAACGATATGCCCCAGACCCCCGGCGCGGCCCCACCCGTGACGGCTGAAAAGAAGGTCTTCATCCGCACCTATGGCTGCCAGATGAACGTCTACGACTCGACCCGCATGGAAGCGATCCTGACGGGCGAGGGCTACGTGGCTGCAACAGCCCCGGAAGAAGCGGACCTCGTCATCCTCAACACCTGCCACATCCGCGAGAAGGCGGCGGAAAAGGTCTATTCCGAACTGGGCAAGGTGCGCGCCATGAAGCGGGCGCGCGCCGATGCAGGCAAGGACATGGTGATTGCCGTGGCGGGCTGCGTGGCGCAGGCCGAAGGCGAGGAGATCGCCCGGCGCGCCAAGGGCGTTGATCTGGTCTTCGGGCCGCAGACGTTCCATCGCCTGCCCGATTATCTGGCGCGCCACCGCGCCACGGGCCGCACGGTGGTGGAGACGGAATTCCCGGCGGAAGAGAAATTCGGCGCGCTCGCCTCACGCGCTGCAACGGGCGCAGGCGTGGCGGCCTTCCTCACCGTGCAGGAGGGTTGCGACAAGTTCTGCAGTTTCTGTGTGGTGCCCTATACGCGCGGTTCCGAATTCTCGCGGCCCCTGCAGCAGGTGCTGGCGGAAGCGCGCGATCTCGCCGCCAAGGGCGTGCGCGAGGTGACGCTGCTCGGCCAGAACGTCAATGCCTATCGCGGGCCTGAGGGCAAGGGCCTCGCCAGCCTCGCAAGCCTTGTCACGGAACTTTCGTCAATACCGGGCATTGAACGCATCAGGTACACGACCAGCCATCCCCGTGACATGACCGACGACCTCATTGCTGCCCATGCCGAAAACCAGAAGCTCATGCCCTATTTGCATCTTCCCGTGCAGGCTGGCAGCAACCGCATCCTCAAGGCCATGAACCGCGGCCACACTGCCGGGAGCTATGTGGACTTGGTGGCGCGCGTCCGCGCCGCAAGACCCGACATCGCCCTCTCCGGTGACTTCATCGTCGGTTTCCCGGGCGAGACGGAAGCGGAGTTCGGCGAAACGCTCGCGCTGGTCGAGAGCGTCGGCTACGCCTCGGCCTATACCTTCAAGTATTCCCCGCGCCCCGGCACACCTGCCGCCGAGCGCGACGACCAGGTGGATGAAGACGTGAAGCTGGACCGCCTGCACCGCCTGCAGGCCCTGATCGCCAGCCAGCAGAAGTCCTTCAATGCCGCCTGCGTGGGCCGCCGCCTGCCCGTTCTGATTGAAAAGCCGGGCCGGAACGAAGGCCAGGTGATTGGCCGGTCGCCCTATCTGCAAAGTGTCCATATGGACATTCCGCCGGACGGACCCCACATCGGCAACATTGTGGAGACGCAAATACTGGGTGTTGGCCCGAACAGCCTTTCGGGCCAATATGCCGGTGTCCTTGCGTGATTCCCGGACCCCTCGAGAGGAATGGAGACAGAGACCTTTGAGCCAGACGATCAGCGCCCTTCATCCCATGCGCAGCCAAGCGACGCCTTCGACTCAAACCTCGCCTCACGGTCATCCGCCCGACGACAAGACCTTCACGCTCACCTTCGAGGACAACCGGCTGTTGTCCGTGCTGTTCGGTGAGCACGATGAACATCTCGCCCTGATCGAACACCGCCTTGCGGTCGCCATCACGCCCCGCGGCAACCGCGTGGCCATCCGTGGCGAGGCGGCCAATGTCGAAAACGCCCGCGCCGTGCTGCTCGCCCTTTACGGCCGCGCCACGCGCGGACAGGAGATCACGCGCGGCGAAGTGGATGGTGCAGTCCGCATGGCCAAGGCCCAGTCCGAGAAGGACGTGACGGAAGGCGCTGTCCGCACCCGCCGCAAGGCCGTGATCGCCCGCACCCCGACGCAGGGTGAATACATCAACGCCATCCGCAAGAACGAACTCGTCTTCGGCATCGGCCCCGCCGGCACCGGCAAGACCTATCTCGCGGTTGCCTGCGCGGCGGAAGCGCTGATGAATGGCGAGGTGGACCGCATCGTGTTGTCGCGTCCCGCCGTCGAAGCGGGCGAACGCCTGGGCTTTCTCCCCGGCGACATGAAGGAAAAGGTCGATCCCTATCTCCGCCCGCTCTACGATGCGCTCTACGACATGATGCCCCAGGCGCTGGTCGCCAAGGGCCTTGCCGAAAACCAGATCGAGATCGCCCCCCTGGCCTTCATGCGCGGCCGCACGCTGTCGTCCGCCTTCATCATTCTCGACGAAGCGCAGAACACCACGCCGCAGCAGATGAAGATGTTCCTCACCCGCCTGGGCGAAGGCAGCCGCATGGTGGTGACGGGCGATCCGACGCAGGTGGACCTGCCCAACAACGCCACCTCCGGCCTGGCCGACGCGCTGGGCGTGCTCAAGGGCGTGAAGGGCATCTCGCAGGTGGAATTCAAGACCAGCGACATCGTCCGCCACCAGCTGGTGGGCCGCATCGTCGGCGCCTACGACAAGGCCGCCCAGAAGGCGCGGAGTCCCCGGCCGGCGAAATGACCCTCTCCATCGAAATTGAACACGAGGCCTGGGAAGCGCTCCCGGGCCTTGCTGCTCTGGCGGAACGCGCCGTTGCGGCGGCCCTTGAAGACCGCGGCGAAACCGGAGCCGTGACCCTGCTCTTCACCTCCGATGCGGAGATGCAGGTGTTGAACCGCGACTGGCGCGGCAAGGACAAGCCCACCAACGTGCTGTCCTTCCCGGCACCCGCCATGCCCGTGCCGGAGGGCGAGGCAACGCCGCTCGGCGATATTGCGCTGGCCTGCGAGACCGTGAGCCGCGAGGCCGCGGAACAAGGCAAGCCCCTGGCCGACCACACCACCCATCTGATCGTGCATGGCACGCTTCATCTTTTGGGCTATGATCACGAAACCGATGGCGAAGCCGAGGACATGGAAAACGAGGAACGCAAGATCCTCGCCCGTCTCGGCATCGCCGATCCATATGAATCATGACGAACGACAAACCATTCGAATCCAAACCCGGCATCCTGCAGAAATTGCGGCGCCGTTTCCTCCACACCGCCGACCTGCGCGAAAGCCTTGAGACGGTCATCGAGAACCATGCCGAACACTCCGGCGGCCGCGCCATGGCCGAGGACGCCCGTTCCATGCTGGGCAATCTCCTGGGTTTTTCCAACCTGCGCGTCGATGACCTGATGGTGCCCCGCGCCGACATCACCGCGCTCGAAGAAACCTGCACCATGCGGGAACTTCTGGAGAAGTTCACCGACGCCAACCACTCCCGCCTGCCCATCTACCGCGAGACACTGGATGACGTGACGGGGATGATCCACGTGAAGGACTACCTGCACTGGCTTTCCCACAAGGGGCGCACCAAGAAGGTGAAGGGCAAGGTATCCGGCCTGTCGCTGCCGTCCGAAGAACTGGCGACGCCGATCAAGGGCCACCCCTCGCTGCTCCGCGATGTGCTTTATGTGCCGCCGTCCATGCCGGCCTCCGACCTGCTGGTGAAGATGAAGACCTCGCACATCCACATGGCGATTGTCGTCGACGAATATGGCGGCAGCGACGGGCTTGTGTCCTTCGAGGACCTCGTGGAAGCGATCGTCGGCGACATCGCCGATGAGCATGACGATGACGACCAGGTGGCGATGATCAAGAAGCAGGGCGCCGACACGTGGATTGCCGATGCCCGCATCTCCATCTCCACCCTCGATCAGATGTTCAAGGTCGATCTCCTTCCGGCGGAGGAGGAGGATGAGGCCGACACGCTGGGCGGACTCATTTTTGAGATGAAGGGTCGCGTGCCCTCCAAGGGCGAGATCATCACCCATGCGTCGGGCATGGAGTTCGAGATCATCGACAGTGATCCGCGCCGGGTGAAGAAGGTGAAAATCCACCTCACGGGCGCATCCACGCCCGCCGATGAAACGGCGGGCGACAAGGACTGATTGCAGCAGGCGGCTGACTACAGGAGCCCGGCACCTTTGGCGTAGTCGCGGAGGTTCACCTCGGGCCTGGCGCCCACATGGGAGATCACCTCGGCTGCCGCGAGACCGCCCAGTTCGGCGCAGCGCTTCAGGGGCATCTCGCGGGTGAAGCCGAAGAGAAAGCCTGCGGCATAGAGATCGCCGGCACCCGTCACATCCACCACGCTGTCGATGGCGCGCGCCGGCACCTCGACGGTTTCCCCGCCGCGCACGATGACGCTGCCCTTTTCCGAGCGCGTCAGCACCGCGACGCTGCAATCCTTGCGGATCGCTTCCAGCGCGCCGTTGAAGTTCTGCGTCTGGTAGAGCGACTTGATCTCGGTCTCGTTGGCGAAGACGATGTCGATCCGTGAACGGATGAGATGCAGGAAGTCGGCACGGTGCCGCTCCACGCAGAATGAATCCGACAACGTGACCGAGGTGAGACGGTTGGCGGCGCGGGCAATGTCGGAGGCGCGGCGGAAGGCATCCTTGGCCTCCGGGCGATCGTAGAGATAGCCTTCCATGTAGGTAACACGCGATCCCTGCACGGTGGCCTCGTCGATGTCGGCGGTGGTCAGGTTCACGCAGGCGCCGAGATAGGTGTTCATGGTGCGCTCTGAATCAGGTGTCACCAGAATGAAGGAACGCGCCGTGGCCGGACCTTCCGTAGCGGCAGCGGAGTTGAACTGCACCCCTTGCGACCGCATGTCGTGACGGTAGATGTCACCCAGTTGGTCCTTCTTCACCTTGCCGAAATAGGCGGCGCGTCCGCCGAAGGAGGCAACGCCCGCCGCGGTATTGCCAGCCGACCCGCCCGACACTTCCCGGGCCGGACCCATGACGCCATAGAGCTGCTCGGCACGCGACTCATCGATCAGGTTCATGGAGCCCTTCACGAGTTTTTCCCGGGCAATGAAGGCATCATCCACGCGGGCGATCACGTCCACGATGGCATTGCCGATGGTCAACACGTCGAAGCGAATGTCATGCATGTCCGCTCGCTAGCCCGGATCACTTGCGCAAACAAGCCGCAATCCCCAGATGAACCCGGACTTTGACGGAATCCGGAGAGTGCAGGAAAATTGCGCGACAACAGGAACACATGGCGATTTTGATGTTTCTGCGATCCGTCAAAACGCTGTAGGTGTGACCCCATGATCAAAGCCGCATTCAGGGCCCTGGGCGATGTGACGTCGCCGGAATTCCGCAGCATCCTGTGGAAG
The nucleotide sequence above comes from Hyphomicrobiales bacterium. Encoded proteins:
- a CDS encoding 1-acyl-sn-glycerol-3-phosphate acyltransferase, with the protein product MSGDTLRHIRPALLLFGFAAFTLPLMPVQQLLLWAWPAAAARFPHWYHRNVARLLGIRIVISGQRPAGGPAFIVANHVSWLDIIVLSAAAPVSFVAKKEVAKWPFFGTLSRLQRTVYIDRERRHSTGKERDEISERLKEGGMIVLFPEGTSHTGREILPFRSSYFAAVHDPDIPVIPVTLAYTARWGLPLLQREVPRYAWYGDMDLPPHLWNAVAEGPLTVEVIFHEPETMAHARDRKRLAAHAERTIRHGLVDALHGPVKNG
- the miaB gene encoding tRNA (N6-isopentenyl adenosine(37)-C2)-methylthiotransferase MiaB, with translation MPQTPGAAPPVTAEKKVFIRTYGCQMNVYDSTRMEAILTGEGYVAATAPEEADLVILNTCHIREKAAEKVYSELGKVRAMKRARADAGKDMVIAVAGCVAQAEGEEIARRAKGVDLVFGPQTFHRLPDYLARHRATGRTVVETEFPAEEKFGALASRAATGAGVAAFLTVQEGCDKFCSFCVVPYTRGSEFSRPLQQVLAEARDLAAKGVREVTLLGQNVNAYRGPEGKGLASLASLVTELSSIPGIERIRYTTSHPRDMTDDLIAAHAENQKLMPYLHLPVQAGSNRILKAMNRGHTAGSYVDLVARVRAARPDIALSGDFIVGFPGETEAEFGETLALVESVGYASAYTFKYSPRPGTPAAERDDQVDEDVKLDRLHRLQALIASQQKSFNAACVGRRLPVLIEKPGRNEGQVIGRSPYLQSVHMDIPPDGPHIGNIVETQILGVGPNSLSGQYAGVLA
- a CDS encoding PhoH family protein, with the protein product MRSQATPSTQTSPHGHPPDDKTFTLTFEDNRLLSVLFGEHDEHLALIEHRLAVAITPRGNRVAIRGEAANVENARAVLLALYGRATRGQEITRGEVDGAVRMAKAQSEKDVTEGAVRTRRKAVIARTPTQGEYINAIRKNELVFGIGPAGTGKTYLAVACAAEALMNGEVDRIVLSRPAVEAGERLGFLPGDMKEKVDPYLRPLYDALYDMMPQALVAKGLAENQIEIAPLAFMRGRTLSSAFIILDEAQNTTPQQMKMFLTRLGEGSRMVVTGDPTQVDLPNNATSGLADALGVLKGVKGISQVEFKTSDIVRHQLVGRIVGAYDKAAQKARSPRPAK
- the ybeY gene encoding rRNA maturation RNase YbeY → MTLSIEIEHEAWEALPGLAALAERAVAAALEDRGETGAVTLLFTSDAEMQVLNRDWRGKDKPTNVLSFPAPAMPVPEGEATPLGDIALACETVSREAAEQGKPLADHTTHLIVHGTLHLLGYDHETDGEAEDMENEERKILARLGIADPYES
- a CDS encoding HlyC/CorC family transporter, which produces MTNDKPFESKPGILQKLRRRFLHTADLRESLETVIENHAEHSGGRAMAEDARSMLGNLLGFSNLRVDDLMVPRADITALEETCTMRELLEKFTDANHSRLPIYRETLDDVTGMIHVKDYLHWLSHKGRTKKVKGKVSGLSLPSEELATPIKGHPSLLRDVLYVPPSMPASDLLVKMKTSHIHMAIVVDEYGGSDGLVSFEDLVEAIVGDIADEHDDDDQVAMIKKQGADTWIADARISISTLDQMFKVDLLPAEEEDEADTLGGLIFEMKGRVPSKGEIITHASGMEFEIIDSDPRRVKKVKIHLTGASTPADETAGDKD
- a CDS encoding adenosine kinase — its product is MHDIRFDVLTIGNAIVDVIARVDDAFIAREKLVKGSMNLIDESRAEQLYGVMGPAREVSGGSAGNTAAGVASFGGRAAYFGKVKKDQLGDIYRHDMRSQGVQFNSAAATEGPATARSFILVTPDSERTMNTYLGACVNLTTADIDEATVQGSRVTYMEGYLYDRPEAKDAFRRASDIARAANRLTSVTLSDSFCVERHRADFLHLIRSRIDIVFANETEIKSLYQTQNFNGALEAIRKDCSVAVLTRSEKGSVIVRGGETVEVPARAIDSVVDVTGAGDLYAAGFLFGFTREMPLKRCAELGGLAAAEVISHVGARPEVNLRDYAKGAGLL